The nucleotide sequence CAGGTGTTTCAGCTGATCACCTCGGTCTCGTGGATTGAGAGTTTCGCGGTTGATGCGGCCAGCCATGACGAGGGCGGTGCGCCGCGGTTGCTGGCCTCTTTGGCGGCGTTGCTGCGGTCGCGGGGCGCGCGGATGCAGATCAGTGCGTCGTCTTCGCGCACCATTCTGGATTCAGTCGGCACCCGCATGGACGAGTCGCGCGACATCACGCGCTATATCATCAACCTACTGATTTTCCTTGGACTTTTGGGCACGTTTTATGGGTTGGCGACCACTATCCCGGGTATTGTCGAGACGATCCGCTCGCTCAACGTACAAGACGGGCAAAGCAGCCAGGACGTGTTTTCCAACCTGATTGGCGGGCTGGAAAGCCAGTTGGCGGGGATGGGCACGGCGTTTGCGTCTTCTCTTTTGGGGCTGGCGGGGTCGCTTGTCGTCGGCCTGTTGGAACTGTTTGCCGGGCACGGTCAGAACCGGTTCTACCGCGAGATGGAAGAGTGGCTGTCGACCATCACTCGCGTCGGGTTTTCGTCCGGCGAAGACGGCGGGGCGGGCGGGTTTGACCAATCTGTGGTCGCGACTGTTCTCGACCACATGGTCGAGCAGATTGACAGCCTGCAAGGGCTGTTCATGCAGGGTGAAAGCGCTCGCAAAGACACGGATGAACAATTGAATCGGATGACCGATTCAATGAAGCGTCTCACAGACCGGCTGGACACAGCCATTGACCCCAGCGAGGCGTTGAACCGCGTTGCCGCGGGGCAGGAGCAGCTGATTGCGCATCTGGCACACACCGCCGAAGAGAATGACGGGATCGACCCGGAAAGCCGGATGCGGCTGCGGTCCATCGATGTTCAATTGTTGAAAATCCTTGAGGAGCTGAAGGCGGGACGTCAGGAAACGAGCGCGCAGGTCTCTGGCGATTTGGCACAGGTGACGCAGGCCATCCGGCAACTGACGCGCAACACGCGCCCCCCGTCAAACGTCCGCTCCACCAAGGCACCGGAGTAAGCAATGGCTCTTGCGCGGCGCAGCGGACAGAGGTTTGAGGCCAACATCTGGCCGGGCTTCGTTGACGCGATGACAGCGCTGTTGCTTGTGCTGGTGTTCGTGCTGTCCATCTTCATGATGGTGCAGTTCATGCTGAACGAAACC is from uncultured Litoreibacter sp. and encodes:
- a CDS encoding biopolymer transporter ExbB, giving the protein MDTPDRGRSGQFTQPIRAILLMLIILGLVCFGGYLIYPSVSSVFLANPFLNGVILAVFVLGVFACFWQVFQLITSVSWIESFAVDAASHDEGGAPRLLASLAALLRSRGARMQISASSSRTILDSVGTRMDESRDITRYIINLLIFLGLLGTFYGLATTIPGIVETIRSLNVQDGQSSQDVFSNLIGGLESQLAGMGTAFASSLLGLAGSLVVGLLELFAGHGQNRFYREMEEWLSTITRVGFSSGEDGGAGGFDQSVVATVLDHMVEQIDSLQGLFMQGESARKDTDEQLNRMTDSMKRLTDRLDTAIDPSEALNRVAAGQEQLIAHLAHTAEENDGIDPESRMRLRSIDVQLLKILEELKAGRQETSAQVSGDLAQVTQAIRQLTRNTRPPSNVRSTKAPE